In Papaver somniferum cultivar HN1 chromosome 1, ASM357369v1, whole genome shotgun sequence, a genomic segment contains:
- the LOC113327537 gene encoding probable WRKY transcription factor 51 isoform X1, translating to MSIDQFSFPQRNNFFVNHEENHSKVHDANPNYTAYLMNNNLDLSDFEVSDYFLLEHGSQDESTSTLTGSNSLPSPILPSLTDDPVVSNGSTPTSSNMKCKGVAKKNKADGRHRIAFRTKSEVEILDDGFKWRKYGKKAVKDSPNPRNYYRCSSVGCTVKKRVERDGEDSSYVITTYENVHNHESPSVVYYNEIPLMVPNGWTLHQQSSNASSSSSFP from the exons ATGTCTATTGATCAATTTAGTTTTCCACAAAGAAATAACTTCTTTGTTAATCATGAAGAAAATCATAGTAAAGTTCATGATGCTAACCCTAATTACACTGCTTATCTTATGAATAACAATTTAGATTTATCGGATTTCGAAGTTTCCGATTATTTTTTGCTCGAGCATGGGTCGCAGGACGAGTCTACGTCGACCCTAACCGGAAGCAATTCGTTGCCTAGTCCCATTTTGCCAAGTTTGACTGATGATCCGGTTGTAAGCAATGGGAGTACACCGACAAGTAGTAACAT GAAATGCAAAGGTGTGGCGAAGAAAAACAAGGCGGATGGACGGCATAGGATCGCGTTTCGAACGAAATCAGAGGTGGAGATCTTGGATGATGGATTCAAATGGAGGAAGTACGGGAAAAAGGCGGTAAAGGACAGTCCTAATCCAAG GAACTACTACCGTTGTTCAAGTGTAGGATGCACTGTGAAAAAAAGAGTAGAAAGAGATGGAGAAGATTCAAGTTATGTGATAACAACTTATGAAAATGTTCACAACCATGAAAGTCCTTCTGTTGTTTACTACAATGAAATTCCGTTAATGGTTCCTAATGGCTGGACTCTCCATCAACAATCATCTAATGCTTCCTCTTCGTCATCCTTTCCGTAG
- the LOC113327537 gene encoding probable WRKY transcription factor 51 isoform X2 yields MGVHRQVVTCKKCKGVAKKNKADGRHRIAFRTKSEVEILDDGFKWRKYGKKAVKDSPNPRNYYRCSSVGCTVKKRVERDGEDSSYVITTYENVHNHESPSVVYYNEIPLMVPNGWTLHQQSSNASSSSSFP; encoded by the exons ATGGGAGTACACCGACAAGTAGTAACATGCAA GAAATGCAAAGGTGTGGCGAAGAAAAACAAGGCGGATGGACGGCATAGGATCGCGTTTCGAACGAAATCAGAGGTGGAGATCTTGGATGATGGATTCAAATGGAGGAAGTACGGGAAAAAGGCGGTAAAGGACAGTCCTAATCCAAG GAACTACTACCGTTGTTCAAGTGTAGGATGCACTGTGAAAAAAAGAGTAGAAAGAGATGGAGAAGATTCAAGTTATGTGATAACAACTTATGAAAATGTTCACAACCATGAAAGTCCTTCTGTTGTTTACTACAATGAAATTCCGTTAATGGTTCCTAATGGCTGGACTCTCCATCAACAATCATCTAATGCTTCCTCTTCGTCATCCTTTCCGTAG